The genomic window CCTGGTGCAGTGGCAGTTGCGAGTGGACAAGCCGGGGCGCTACGAGGTCCAGGTCAACTACTCCTGCGAGCCCGGCAGTGAGGGGAGCGAATACGTTGTTGTGATCGGCGACCGGGCGGTTGTGGGGAAGGTGGCGGCCACGAAGTCGTGGACGGACTACCAGGTGGCAAGCCTCGGGACGGTGGACCTCACCAGCACGGGGAAGGTCGGGGTGATGGTGCGGGCTTTGCGGAAACCGGCTCTGGCGGTGATGAACCTGCGGTCGGTGGTGCTCAAGCCGGTTGCGCAGTAGGCACAGGGGAGCGTTGCGAGCCAAGATAGCGATGGCCGGGCTGCTTGCAGCCCGGCCATCGAGGTTTCGGCAGACTACTCAGCAGTTACGCGCAGAACCCACTTACCTTCAGCGACTGCCTCGCGGCTTGTGAGGGTGATGCGGTACAGGTGGTCGCCCCATACGGGCACCATCCTGGGGTCCTGCAACTCGAGGCGTTCTACGGTCGGGGTCAGAACCTCGGCCGGATACTGCATAGTCACCCTTCGGCCATCCGGCAGCACGATCACGCCGGGTTGTGAGACGTCCGGCTCGCAGGGCGTCATGAGGCTGAGGGTTACCTCAGCGGCCTTGGTGAGACGGAAGTCGTCGATGACTTCGACCGCAGAGGAGGAACCGCGCTGCAGGCAGAGAGTGCGCTGCCAGGTCTTCACACCGGCCTCCTCAGGGTAGGCGCCGGCGATGTCCAGCGACAGGCAAGCATGGTCGTCGGTGCACTCGTGGCGAGCATCGCGGGCACGGAAGCTGCCACCGGGAGCCTGCTGCACGCCGCCGATAGTGGGCAGGTTGTGGTAGGCCGACTGCATGGTCCACAGCTCATAGCGGCGGGAGCTGAAGGTCTTCGCGGTGTACTGCTCCACACCGGCGTCGATGAGGATCGGCCGGCCGTCGCAGAAGAGTATGAACTGGCCGACGTCGTTGTGGTTGTGGCTCTCGGCGTTGTGTCCACCCTTGCCGGCAAGGTACAGGCCCTTGTCGGAGCCCTCCTGCTCACGGGCGGCGAAGACCTCGATCCCGTCCATCCAGACGTCACGGACGAAGGGTGGCTCGGGCGATGCAGGGAGGATCTGGCTGTAGTTGAAGGCTGCCGGTAACTTGCGCCCCAGAGTGAAGGCACCAATCAGGGTCTTCTCTTCCGTTGTGCGGCGATGGAAGGCCGCCGAGCCCAGGGCCATGAGATTGTTGTCGCCGATGCGTTGCCCGTAGCGGAAGACCATCTCGGCGGAGATGCCGACCTTCGCGCTGCCGTCGGCGAAGTTGAGGAACCAGTTGCCGCCGCCGATGTAGGAGCGATAGAGGAACCGGCCCAGGTTGGCGACCAGCGGCTCCGCGTAGACGTCGATATGGCCTGCTGTGGCGCCGTGGAGGAGTTCCAGGCAGTCGAAGAGCGAACCACCGGCGCGGTCCCAGTAGGAGGTGCCCTCGTCGCAGCCACCGTCGGAGTGGTACACAGCCAGGAAGCTGTCGAGACTGCGCAGGGCCTTGGCGACAGCCGCAAGCCGCCGATCGAAATCGGTCTCCAGCACGAGCGCGGCCGTCAGGCAGTTCGAGTTGCACCACGGGCACCAGTTGTTCACGCTCCGGCGGGAGGACTCGTTGAGGCCCATCCACCAGAAATCGTCGCGGTTCAGGTAGGGCTCAAGGATGCGTTCGCTGACTTCGCGCCGCAGGCGGTCGCAGACAACGGGCGCCTCCATCTCCAGTTGTGAGGAGAGCAGGTAGTAGGTCCACGCCATCAACCCGCCGGTCTCGGCCGCGAACAGGTCGATGATGCGCTCGGCGGTGTCGGGCAGCGGGCTGCCGGGGAACCGCTGCGACTGGTTGTGAGCGGGCACGCCCCAGAAGGACTCCTCGCACACCGCCCAGAGGCCGTTGATAATGTCGTCGAGGAAGCGGCCCTTGTTCTCGATGCACTCGGCCATGACCAGGTTCGAGAGGTCACGTCGGCGAGCGAAGTGCGGACCTTCGTAGCGGCTGCGGTTGCCCATGCGGCGGAACTGCATGAACAGCGTCGCGGGCAAGGAGGGCCACTCGTGGTACAGGAGCTTCTCGGCTGCCTGCAGGTAGGCATCGCAGACCTCCCGGGGCAGTGTCTCCCAGGCCTCGCGTTCCTTGGCGGTCGGGAAGGGATGGTACTGATCCTGGGGCAGCAGGAATCGGGCCAGATCATCTCTGGGGTAGCGTTCAGCTAGCACGGGAAGGGTTTCCTTTCGCTCGGGCAGACGCGCTTGGGATCGGATTCCGGTCAACAAGCGAGGCTGATTCGTCGCCGGTGTCCCTGCGGCCTTCCCCTGTGTGGGCCCTGGGTTACTGCGTCCTCACCGGGACTGCGCCTCAGGCGGCCACCAGCGGAACACCCAGGAGGGGTCCTCAGTCGCACAGGCCACGGCTGATAGATAGCCCGCTGCCGGTTCAAAGGAGACCAGCGACCAGGGACCGGAGTAGTGCGGCGGAAGGTGGAAGAAGGGTCGCGACGTCTCCGGGCAGATCTCGACCGCGAAGGAGTCCAGGGCACAGGAGAGCCCTTCGCCACAGGCCTTCACGAAGGCCTCCTTGCGCGTCCAGGTGGCGCAGAAAGCCCTGGCACGCTCGGGAGGCGGCAAGCTCGCCAGGGCTGCTGCCTCGGCCAAGGCAAAGAAGCGGGTGGCAACCTGCAGGTCGGTCTGGCCGTCGGAGATCGGCTCCACGTCGATGCCCACGGGGATCCCGTCAGTGACGGCGATCAGGGCCAGTTCACCTGCATGGGTGAGGTTGAAGTCCAGGGCCGTTGCATGTGCGCGGCTGTCCAGGAGAGGCTTTCCTTTGGGACTTCCCGCGAAGGTGACCGCAGAAGCCTCGATCCCTAGATATGCCGCCAACACCGAGCGCAGGAAGCAGTGCGACCGGACGTAGCGGCGACGATCACGGGGAAAGCGGAAGGCCTCGGCCCGGGCCAGTTCGGAGCTATCCAGCACCTCCTCCGGCGCCGGGACCGGATCGCCCTCCGTAAGGCGGAAGCCCCAGAGGTGAAGCTCGTCTGGGGCAGGAGACGGAAGGCTGAGGTCGGTTGTGGGTGTCGGCGACATCCTCGGTACTCCCTCGCTGCAAGCAGGCTATTGCGGCATCTGCTCCAGCCACTCCTCGACGGCAGCGATCAGGGCGTCAAGGTGAGGCGGCTCGAACATAGTGGCATGGTTGCCGGGCAGGAACCTCAGGTTCAGGTCGCCCGACACGAAGGGGCGCCATCCCAGGTCACGGCGGAAGCCGGTCAGCCAGGTCGTCTTCGCGGTGCGGAAGACGGTCATGTCTCCCGCGTAGGTCCCGGGGACGTAGGCGCGTGTCGCCTCGAAGTGGCGCAGCATCATGGCATGGCGTTCCGGCGGCGGCGGCGGATTCCAGTAGGCGAAGAAGGGCTCGCCTCGGTACTCCTCCCGACCGGCGAGGTGGCAGAGACGGGCGATCCGATGGCGGGCCCTGCCGAGTACATCGGCGCACCATCGAGCCCTGGTCTCCGGGGAGGTGCGCAGGAGTAACCACTTGGCGGTTCGTGCCAGGGTCAGAAGACGGCTGACGGCGAAGGCTGACCATAGCCGTGGATCCGCGGGCAGATGGTCGAACTCACCGACGGGTCGGTCCAGGAGCCCCAGATGGACCTCGTGCCTTCCGTGGGCCCGAAGTTGACGCGCCATCTCGAAAGCGATCAGGCCGCCGGAAGAGTAACCCAGCAGCGCGACCGGTCCCTCAGGACAGCGTGCCTCCAGTTCGGCCACATAGCTTGCGGCAATCTCCTCGATGCTGCCGAGGGGCTCGCGGAGACCGTCAATCCCCTGGGCCTCAAAGCCATACACGGGACGGTCGGGCGACAGTCGGCGGACGATCTGATAGAGCGTCAGGCAATCGCCGCCGATCCCATGAACCAGGAACAAGGGCGAGCTGTCGCCCTCGGCTCGCATTGTCACGAGGGGTGACCACTGGTGCTTCCCGGGATCCTCGCGCAAGGCCTGGGCGAGGCCCTCCAGAGTGGGAGACCTGAAGAGCGTGGACAGAGGCAGGCGGCGTCCGAACGTCTTCTCAACCTCCGCCAGCAGGCGCACCGCGAGCAGGGAGTGACCGCCCAGATCGAAGAAGTCGGCATGCACATCGACCGAGGAGAGCCCTAACAGTCGCTCCCAGATCTCGGCCAGACCTTCCTCCAGCGCATCGCGCGGACCGGCAGCAGCAGAAGGAGGAGCAGTTGCTGGAGCCGGCAGAGCCTGGCGGTCGACCTTGCCGTTCGCGGTCAGAGGCAGGTCCTTCAGGAGTACCACTGCCGAGGGGATCATGTACGCCGGAAGTCGCTGCTGGAGCTCGCTGCGGACCTTCTCCTGGGTCAGGTCCGCTCCCGGCTCGGTCGTCAGGTAGGCGACGAGGCGGCGCTCGCCCGGTGTGTCCTCCCGCAGCACCACGACGGCCTGCCGCACGTGCCTGAGCTCGGCCAGGGCTGCCTCGATCTCCGCCGGTTCGATGCGGAACCCACGCAGCTTCACCTGATTGTCGAGGCGTCCGAGGAAGTCCAGCGTCCCGTCGGGTAGCCACTTCACCAGGTCTCCCGTGCGGTACAAGCGTGCCCCTGGAGTGTCATCGAAGGGATTGGGGATGAACTCCTCGGCAGTCAACTCGGGACGATTCCAGTAGCCCTGCGCGAGCCCGTCGCCGCCCAGGTACGCCTCGCCGGGCACCCCGACGGGCACGAGGTTCTGATGGCTGTCCAGGACGTAGACCTCGGAGTTGGCCAGTGGTCGGCCGATGGGAAGGCTGTGAGCCTGTGGGGCGACCTGCGTCACGAGGTGCCAGGTGCTGAAGGTTGTGTTCTCCGTCGGCCCGTAGCCATTCACCATACGACGTGGTGGACCGGCAGCAAGAACCGCACGGGCGGCACGGGGATCAGCGGCCTCGCCCCCAAAGACAAGGTTGTCCAGACAGGAGAAGACGGCCGGGTCCTGCGCGGCGATCTCGTGGAACAGGGCAGTGGTGAGGAACAGGGTCCCGATCCGGCGGTCCGTGAGTGCCTGTGCCAGACGCTGTGGGTCCAGTGCGGTGTCGCGGTCGAGACCAACCAGACAGGCGCCGTTGAGCAGGGCGCCCCAGACCTCGAAGGTGCCGGCGTCGAAGGCGCAGTTGGAGGCCTGGGCGACGCGCATCCCCGGCCCGAGGCTGATGAAGTCGGTGTTGCACACCAGCCGGGTGATGCCGCGATGGGGGATCGCCACTCCCTTCGGCTGCCCCGTGGACCCGGAGGTGTACATCACGTAGGCCAGGTCCTCTGCAGAGCAGGCAGGAAGCGCTTCGGCAGGGACCTCGCCGGTAGACACGTCCTTGAGGTCCAGTAGCACCTGCGTGAGGTCGCGCTGTGGCAGTTGCGCAGTTAGGTGAGCGCTGGTGATGACCACCTGGGCGCCGGTGTCATCCAGGAGGAGGCCCAATCTCTGCGCAGGTGAGGCCGGGTCAAGCGGCACGTAGGCGGCACCGGCCTTGAGGATCGCGAGCCAGGCGACCACCATCTCGACGGAGGGCTCCAGCCACGTGGCAACCAGCGCTCCAGAGCCGACACCGAGACCGCGAAGCCGATGGGCCAGCGCCGTTGCCAAAGCCTCCAACTCGCGGTAACTCAGCGGCTCCTGCCCCGGGTACTCGACCGCCGGGGCGTCCGGGGTTCTCTCGGCCTGCCGCTGGAACAGCTTGTGCACGGATGCCTCTCGTGGGTACTCGGTACGCAGGCCCCGGGAGAGCTGGATAAGCTCCCGAGCTTCGGGCTCCTCGATCATGGGCAGTTGCGAGAGGTGGCAGTCCGGGTTGGCGACAGCGGCACGCAGCAGGTTGTGGTAGTGCTCGGTGAGCCTGCGCGCTGTCTCGGCCTCGAAGAGCGAGGTGCGGTACCGCATGTGGCAGCGAAGTGCCTCCGGCAGGGGCGTCAGTTCGCAGTATAGATCGAAGTTGGCGATGACGGCAGGCGGTTCAATCGCCTCGACGCGCACATCGGGGGCAAGCTGCATCGGTAAGGGCGAGTCGAGGCTCTGGAAGGAGGCCTGGAAGATCGGCGTGCGGCTCAGGTCGCGCTCGGGCTGCAGCTCCTCGACGAGCTTCTCGAAGGGCAGGTCCTGGTGGGAGTAGGCGGCCAGCGCAGTCTCCCGTATGCGCCCCAGTAGCTCGCGGAAGGTCGGGTCGCCGGAGAGGTCTACCCGCAGCGGCAGCATGTTCACAAAGAACCCGACCAAGGGCTCGACCTCAGGCGAGTTGCGCCCCGCGATCGGGCAACCGATGATGAGGTCCTCCTGGCCACTGTAGCGGCTCAGGAGCACACAGAACACCGACAGCGACAGCATGAAGCCCGTAGCATCCGACTGGGCGGCCACAGAGACGGCCTCATCCCACAACTGGCGCGGCAGCATCTGGACATGGAAGCCGCCGTTGTGTTCAAGCGCTGCCGGTTGTGGATGGTCGGTTGGCATCTGCAGGACGGGCAAGGGGCTCGCCAGGTTTTCGCGCCAGTACGCCACTTGCTGCTCCAGCGTCTCGCCCGTCAGCCATCCGCGTTGCCACTGGGCGAAGTCACCGTACTGGATCGGCAACGCGGGCAGGTCTGGCTCGCGGCCTGAGGCTAGCGCCTGGTAGGCCTCGGACAACTCTCGCCAAAGCACTCCCAGCGACCAACCGTCGAAGACCGTGTGGTGTACCGAGAGGAGCAGCACATGCTCCTGGGGCGCAGTCCGCAGGAGCTGGACGCGCAGGAGCGGTCCGTGGGTGAGATCAAAGGGCCGAGGGCGCTCCGCCACCAGCAGT from Armatimonadia bacterium includes these protein-coding regions:
- a CDS encoding heparinase II/III family protein — protein: MLAERYPRDDLARFLLPQDQYHPFPTAKEREAWETLPREVCDAYLQAAEKLLYHEWPSLPATLFMQFRRMGNRSRYEGPHFARRRDLSNLVMAECIENKGRFLDDIINGLWAVCEESFWGVPAHNQSQRFPGSPLPDTAERIIDLFAAETGGLMAWTYYLLSSQLEMEAPVVCDRLRREVSERILEPYLNRDDFWWMGLNESSRRSVNNWCPWCNSNCLTAALVLETDFDRRLAAVAKALRSLDSFLAVYHSDGGCDEGTSYWDRAGGSLFDCLELLHGATAGHIDVYAEPLVANLGRFLYRSYIGGGNWFLNFADGSAKVGISAEMVFRYGQRIGDNNLMALGSAAFHRRTTEEKTLIGAFTLGRKLPAAFNYSQILPASPEPPFVRDVWMDGIEVFAAREQEGSDKGLYLAGKGGHNAESHNHNDVGQFILFCDGRPILIDAGVEQYTAKTFSSRRYELWTMQSAYHNLPTIGGVQQAPGGSFRARDARHECTDDHACLSLDIAGAYPEEAGVKTWQRTLCLQRGSSSAVEVIDDFRLTKAAEVTLSLMTPCEPDVSQPGVIVLPDGRRVTMQYPAEVLTPTVERLELQDPRMVPVWGDHLYRITLTSREAVAEGKWVLRVTAE
- a CDS encoding 4'-phosphopantetheinyl transferase superfamily protein, which produces MSPTPTTDLSLPSPAPDELHLWGFRLTEGDPVPAPEEVLDSSELARAEAFRFPRDRRRYVRSHCFLRSVLAAYLGIEASAVTFAGSPKGKPLLDSRAHATALDFNLTHAGELALIAVTDGIPVGIDVEPISDGQTDLQVATRFFALAEAAALASLPPPERARAFCATWTRKEAFVKACGEGLSCALDSFAVEICPETSRPFFHLPPHYSGPWSLVSFEPAAGYLSAVACATEDPSWVFRWWPPEAQSR
- a CDS encoding amino acid adenylation domain-containing protein, which encodes MSSLDDRLAGLTPAQRAALERALLRRRGGRPAATIPPRDPDAPLLLSFAQQRLWFLETLEPNTPLYSISRLTRLLGPLDTKALREALARIVERHEVLRTVFHERKGEPVQVILAPEAWSYETRDLSQLPEEERGETLQQLLVAERPRPFDLTHGPLLRVQLLRTAPQEHVLLLSVHHTVFDGWSLGVLWRELSEAYQALASGREPDLPALPIQYGDFAQWQRGWLTGETLEQQVAYWRENLASPLPVLQMPTDHPQPAALEHNGGFHVQMLPRQLWDEAVSVAAQSDATGFMLSLSVFCVLLSRYSGQEDLIIGCPIAGRNSPEVEPLVGFFVNMLPLRVDLSGDPTFRELLGRIRETALAAYSHQDLPFEKLVEELQPERDLSRTPIFQASFQSLDSPLPMQLAPDVRVEAIEPPAVIANFDLYCELTPLPEALRCHMRYRTSLFEAETARRLTEHYHNLLRAAVANPDCHLSQLPMIEEPEARELIQLSRGLRTEYPREASVHKLFQRQAERTPDAPAVEYPGQEPLSYRELEALATALAHRLRGLGVGSGALVATWLEPSVEMVVAWLAILKAGAAYVPLDPASPAQRLGLLLDDTGAQVVITSAHLTAQLPQRDLTQVLLDLKDVSTGEVPAEALPACSAEDLAYVMYTSGSTGQPKGVAIPHRGITRLVCNTDFISLGPGMRVAQASNCAFDAGTFEVWGALLNGACLVGLDRDTALDPQRLAQALTDRRIGTLFLTTALFHEIAAQDPAVFSCLDNLVFGGEAADPRAARAVLAAGPPRRMVNGYGPTENTTFSTWHLVTQVAPQAHSLPIGRPLANSEVYVLDSHQNLVPVGVPGEAYLGGDGLAQGYWNRPELTAEEFIPNPFDDTPGARLYRTGDLVKWLPDGTLDFLGRLDNQVKLRGFRIEPAEIEAALAELRHVRQAVVVLREDTPGERRLVAYLTTEPGADLTQEKVRSELQQRLPAYMIPSAVVLLKDLPLTANGKVDRQALPAPATAPPSAAAGPRDALEEGLAEIWERLLGLSSVDVHADFFDLGGHSLLAVRLLAEVEKTFGRRLPLSTLFRSPTLEGLAQALREDPGKHQWSPLVTMRAEGDSSPLFLVHGIGGDCLTLYQIVRRLSPDRPVYGFEAQGIDGLREPLGSIEEIAASYVAELEARCPEGPVALLGYSSGGLIAFEMARQLRAHGRHEVHLGLLDRPVGEFDHLPADPRLWSAFAVSRLLTLARTAKWLLLRTSPETRARWCADVLGRARHRIARLCHLAGREEYRGEPFFAYWNPPPPPERHAMMLRHFEATRAYVPGTYAGDMTVFRTAKTTWLTGFRRDLGWRPFVSGDLNLRFLPGNHATMFEPPHLDALIAAVEEWLEQMPQ